The following coding sequences are from one uncultured Pseudodesulfovibrio sp. window:
- a CDS encoding magnesium transporter MgtE: protein MIKKTPEKKRKTTKWQRSGTNVRITRVLVSLVFLALLKLAVFGLLSVDSMTLKTVASVLPDSVTGIAAAQDAGATGSTAATPATPIADKADSAANRAAQQEAELDQAAKARTEADMPAEWKALKKKEEELAIKERTLREMEASIKAEAEKVAKLHAEIKSMLDEAKQIKDQRVKQLVDMLSNTKAKKAAEILQSMDDVLAVKVLSGMRGRQAGEILSFVESKKAAKLSEALTRLQIPFE, encoded by the coding sequence ATGATCAAGAAAACGCCCGAGAAGAAAAGGAAAACGACGAAATGGCAACGATCCGGTACGAACGTCAGGATCACTAGGGTACTCGTCAGTCTCGTCTTCCTGGCCCTGCTCAAGCTCGCCGTGTTCGGCCTCCTCAGCGTCGATTCTATGACGCTCAAGACCGTGGCTTCGGTCCTCCCGGATTCCGTGACCGGCATCGCCGCCGCCCAAGATGCCGGTGCCACCGGTTCCACCGCTGCGACCCCGGCCACGCCCATCGCCGACAAGGCCGACTCCGCGGCCAACCGCGCCGCGCAGCAGGAGGCCGAGCTGGATCAGGCCGCCAAGGCCCGCACCGAAGCCGACATGCCCGCGGAATGGAAGGCCCTCAAGAAAAAGGAAGAGGAGCTGGCCATCAAGGAGCGCACCCTGCGCGAGATGGAGGCGTCCATCAAGGCCGAGGCCGAAAAAGTCGCCAAGCTCCACGCCGAGATCAAGTCCATGCTCGACGAGGCCAAGCAGATCAAGGATCAGCGCGTCAAGCAGCTGGTCGACATGCTCTCCAACACCAAGGCCAAGAAAGCCGCCGAAATCCTCCAGTCCATGGACGACGTCCTGGCCGTCAAGGTGCTCTCCGGCATGCGCGGCAGACAGGCGGGCGAAATCCTCTCCTTCGTGGAATCCAAAAAGGCCGCCAAACTCTCCGAAGCACTCACCCGGCTGCAGATCCCATTCGAATAG